Proteins co-encoded in one Aspergillus flavus chromosome 2, complete sequence genomic window:
- a CDS encoding homeobox transcription factor: MSQPRELGKGSEKMAISYASGLPADHTQVLPSFRELLPPHLHDEIDSTSYYAARQNSRERPASAHRDMTSNPRPLSGDFGHFQPQLARNTPQYPSRGPSPILPPIRDLQQGLNASTAPFPDARGLSRPDPFGPATQDFRGTPAGAPGFSSANRPRPMGERGGADAYSGSAVMHTQMSYHFPMAYHSDSEQTSPQGLSHTQPSNFGILGDPIDSKNKRRRGNLPKPVTDILRAWFHEHLDHPYPSEEDKQMFMTRTGLTISQISNWFINARRRQLPALRNQMRTGGSDLDSQRQSPFSDVDHASSESMPSPSQLASAR, from the exons ATGTCCCAGCCCCGTGAGTTGGGCAAGGGTTCTGAGAAAATGGCCATCTCGTATGCGAGTGGGCTACCGGCCGATCATACTCAGGTCCTTCCCTCCTTCAGAGAG CTACTTCCCCCTCACCTTCACGATGAAATTGACTCGACCTCCTATTATGCTGCTCGCCAAAATTCGCGCGAGCGTCCCGCATCAGCACACCGTGATATGACTTCCAACCCTAGACCATTATCTGGAGATTTCGGCCACTTTCAGCCCCAGCTGGCACGGAACACACCGCAATACCCTTCCCGTGGTCCCAGTCCTATCCTACCGCCTATCAGAGATCTTCAACAGGGCTTGAATGCGTCAACTGCCCCATTCCCGGATGCCAGAGGGCTTTCGAGACCGGACCCCTTCGGGCCTGCCACACAAGACTTTCGTGGGACACCTGCCGGCGCACCTGGCTTCTCTTCAGCCAATCGTCCTCGGCCAATGGGTGAGAGAGGTGGCGCAGATGCTTACAGTGGATCGGCTGTCATGCATACCCAGATGTCTTATCATTTCCCAATGGCCTACCATAGCGATTCCGAGCAGACATCCCCCCAGGGATTATCACATACCCAACCTTCAAACTTTGGCATTTTGGGCGACCCGATCGACTCCAAGAACAAACGTAGGCGGGGGAACCTTCCTAAACCGGTTACCGATATCTTGCGGGCCTGGTTTCACGAGCATCTGGACCACCCTTATCCTAGCGAGGAGGATAAGCAAATGTTTATGACCCGCACCGGCCTCACTATTAGCCAG ATCAGCAATTGGTTTATCAACGCGAGACGGCGGCAGCTGCCTGCTCTCCGGAACCAGATGCGAACTGGTGGAAGTGATCTCGATTCCCAACGCCAATCTCCCTTTAGCGATGTGGACCATGCCTCTTCAGAATCTATGCCATCCCCCAGCCAGCTAGCCTCGGCGAGGTGA
- a CDS encoding putative alpha-glucosidase AgdA → MAGLKSFLASSWLLPVAYGASQSIVPSTSATAAYSQFTIPASADVGANLIANIDDPQAVNAQSVCPGYKASDVKHSSQGFTASLELAGDPCNVYGTDVDSLTLTVEYQAKDRLNIQIVPTYFDASNASWYILSEELVPRPKASQNASVPQSDFVVSWSNEPSFNFKVIRKATGDVLFNTKGSTLVYENQFIEFVTLLPEEYNLYGLGERMNQLRLLENANLTLYAADIADPIDDNIYGHHAFYLDTRYYKVGGQNKSHTIVKSSEAEPSQEYVSYSHGVFLRNAHGQEILLRDQKLIWRTLGGSVDLTFYSGPTQAEVTKQYQLSTVGLPAMQQYNTLGFHQCRWGYNNWSEFEDVLANFERFEIPLEYLWADIDYMHGYRNFDNDQHRFSYEEGEKFLNKLHAGGRRWVPIVDGALYIPNPENASDAYETYDRGAKDDVFIKNPDGSLYIGAVWPGYTVYPDWHHPKASDFWANELVTWWNKLHYDGVWYDMAEVSSFCVGSCGTGNLSMNPAHPPFALPGEPGNVVYDYPEGFNITNATEAASASAGAASQSAAASSTTTSAPYLRTTPTPGVRNVDHPPYVINHVQPGHDLSVHAISPNSTHSDGVQEYDVHSLYGHQGINATYHGLLKVWENKRPFIIARSTFSGSGKWAGHWGGDNFSKWGSMFFSISQALQFSLFGIPMFGVDTCGFNGNTDEELCNRWMQLSAFFPFYRNHNVLSAIPQEPYRWASVIDATKAAMNIRYAILPYFYTLFHLAHTTGSTVMRALAWEFPNDPSLAAVGTQFLVGPSVMVIPVLEPQVDTVQGVFPGVGHGEVWYDWYSQTAVDAKPGVNTTISAPLGHIPVFVRGGSILPMQEVALTTRDARKTPWSLLASLSSNGTASGQLYLDDGESVYPEDTLSVDFLASRSTLRASARGTWKEANPLANVSVLGVTEKPSSVTLNGETLSSDSVKYNATSHVLHVGGLQKHTADGAWAKDWVLKW, encoded by the exons ACGGGGCGAGTCAATCTATCGTTCCTAGCACTTCGGCAACAGCGGCATACTCGCAGTTCACCATTCCGGCCTCTGCCGATGTGGGCGCGAATTTGATCGCCAACATTGATGACCCCCAAGCGGTCAACGCGCAATCTGTCTGTCCGGGCTACAAGGCCTCCGATGTGAAACATTCCTCCCAGGGTTTCACTGCTAGCCTGGAGTTGGCTGGAGACCCTTGTAATGTTTACGGAACGGACGTCGATTCGTTGACCCTGACCGTGGAATACCAGGCAAAGGATCGCTTGAACATCCAGATTGTTCCGACGTATTTTGACGCCTCCAATGCATCTTGGTACATTCTTTCGGAAGAGCTAGTGCCCAGACCAAAGGCTTCCCAAAATGCATCGGTTCCTCAGAGTGATTTTGTTGTCTCTTGGTCCAACGAACCTTCTTTCAACTTTAAGGTGATCCGAAAAGCTACTGGTGACGTGCTATTCAACACAAAGGGCTCTACCTTAGTCTACGAGAATCAGTTCATAGAATTTGTCACGTTGTTGCCTGAAGAATATAACCTATATGGCTTGGGAGAGCGGATGAACCAGCTGCGGCTACTGGAGAACGCTAATTTGACGCTATATGCCGCAGATATCGCAGATCCCATTGACGA TAACATCTATGGACATCATGCATTTTACTTGGATACAAGGTACTACAAGGTGGGTGGTCAGAATAAGAGCCATACTATAGTCAAGAGCAGCGAAGCGGAACCATCTCAAGAATACGTCTCATATTCTCACGGAGTGTTCCTCAGAAATGCCCATGGACAGGAGATCCTCCTGCGGGATCAAAAGTTGATCTGGCGCACTCTGGGAGGAAGCGTTGATCTGACATTCTACTCTGGCCCAACGCAAGCCGAGGTCACCAAGCAATATCAGCTCAGCACCGTGGGACTGCCTGCCATGCAGCAATATAACACGCTCGGATTTCACCAGTGCCGCTGGGGCTATAACAACTGGTCCGAATTTGAAGACGTACTTGCCAATTTCGAGAGATTCGAGATTCCTTTGGAGTACCTCTG GGCCGATATCGATTACATGCATGGATATCGCAATTTTGACAATGACCAACATCGCTTTTCGTatgaagaaggtgaaaagTTCCTCAACAAGCTTCACGCCGGTGGACGTCGCTGGGTCCCAATCGTTGACGGAGCTCTTTATATTCCCAATCCGGAGAACGCTTCTGATGC TTACGAAACTTATGACAGAGGCGCCAAGGACGATGTTTTCATCAAGAATCCCGACGGCAGTCTATACATTGGCGCTGTCTGGCCTGGCTATACTGTCTACCCCGACTGGCATCATCCTAAGGCCTCCGATTTCTGGGCTAATGAGCTGGTCACCTGGTGGAACAAGCTGCATTATGATGGGGTCTGGTACGACATGGCTGAagtttcttccttctgcgTAGGGAGCTGCGGAACTGGCAATCTGTCAATGAACCCGGCTCATCCACCGTTCGCTCTCCCCGGCGAACCAGGGAACGTCGTCTATGATTACCCAGAGGGCTTTAACATCACCAATGCTACGGAAGCAGCCTCAGCATCCGCTGGGGCGGCAAGCCAATCCGCAGCGGCATCATCCACAACTACATCAGCCCCCTACCTGCGTACAACACCTACCCCCGGAGTTCGTAATGTTGACCACCCTCCTTATGTTATCAACCATGTCCAACCTGGCCACGACCTGAGCGTTCACGCCATCTCACCAAATTCAACTCACTCGGATGGGGTCCAGGAGTATGATGTACACAGTCTTTACGGCCACCAAGGCATAAATGCAACCTATCACGGATTGCTCAAGGTGTGGGAGAACAAACGCCCCTTTATCATCGCACGCTCTACATTTTCCGGCTCTGGGAAATGGGCCGGCCACTGGGGTGGTGATAACTTCTCCAAATGGGGATCGATGTTCTTTTCGATCTCGCAGGCCCTCCAGTTCTCGCTCTTTGGCATCCCTATGTTTGGTGTTGACACCTGTGGTTTCAATGGAAACACGGATGAGGAGCTATGCAACCGATGGATGCAGCTCTCggcctttttccctttctacCGCAACCATAATGTTCTCTCTGCAATCCCACAAGAGCCCTATCGGTGGGCGTCCGTGATCGATGCCACGAAGGCGGCAATGAACATTCGATACGCTATTTTGCCGTACTTTTACACCCTGTTCCATTTGGCCCACACCACTGGATCTACGGTCATGCGCGCACTTGCGTGGGAGTTCCCGAATGACCCCTCCCTAGCTGCTGTCGGCACCCAATTTCTTGTCGGTCCCTCGGTCATGGTGATTCCTGTTCTTGAGCCACAGGTAGATACTGTCCAGGGTGTCTTCCCAGGTGTTGGACATGGGGAAGTCTGGTACGACTGGTACTCTCAAACAGCTGTTGATGCAAAGCCCGGTGTCAACACAACAATCTCAGCGCCACTGGGCCACATTCCGGTTTTCGTTCGTGGTGGTAGCATTCTGCCCATGCAGGAGGTTGCGCTGACCACTCGCGACGCTCGCAAGACCCCCTGGTCTTTGCTCGCGTCGCTGAGCAGTAATGGAACTGCCTCTGGCCAGCTCTACCTCGATGATGGAGAAAGTGTCTACCCCGAGGATACGCTTTCTGTGGACTTCCTGGCGTCTCGCTCCACTCTCCGAGCCTCTGCGCGGGGTACTTGGAAGGAGGCGAATCCACTAGCGAATGTGTCGGTACTTGGTGTGACTGAGAAGCCATCCTCAGTGACACTCAATGGCGAGACGCTCTCCTCCGACTCTGTGAAGTATAACGCCACCTCACACGTTCTCCACGTTGGTGGCTTGCAGAAGCACACAGCGGATGGAGCATGGGCGAAGGACTGGGTACTGAAATGGTGA
- a CDS encoding C6 zinc finger domain protein — MTRTTVEPIKYEAPSWEHKSVHVSDDHRRIIPNVGDDATRPKGRIRRSMTACNTCRKLKTRCDLDPRGHACRRCLSLRIDCQLPETSERFQDSTPMWSDATTAIPSIEERLTSLERSMREMTGMLRQILNQSPSVSNISVPPLARSVHTEETASIEGNSFGPFLPKPVRLIQDLQSEFFGETNRIPVESPFLGNSFEKGILDSKLSLKLVQLFVDNFGPLVSINNQSDFHNEMRNTDSLLYSTACLLASRYVPGIPPPIVHTMNLQVRHKAVNLLWEKPPLKYESLQALALLCLWPAAGQKEFPIDGWLLSGTAINHALVSFDFLNHVPSELLIDNDIAAQLRLWNAFCLTQLHFAVGNARPFHLPQRYLDYCPRLLEHPAATVEDGKVVAEIQLYLITLRLQANEQRMRFAEVEYEEIERWKVEWAHLLAGDENSTFELSLWFCQILLHRTAMRFQAESERLTSEILQGSRLIISKFLQLRFVTALRVVDQAYFIVGYAALNLCDFNFLDPLIDQIQMFLLHLSPNEDHIAYRFSCMIAEFKRRCAECNDPCSAVDGSQCSFGDARKMSMEQVQFVPPLVDSMIEGYGALEQLIPEVMPHSFPESVISGMAVTEAIPVGSAPY; from the exons ATGACTAGAACTACTGTTGAACCTATCAAATATGAGGCCCCTTCGTGGGAGCATAAGAGCGTGCATGTGTCCGACGACCACAGGAGAATCATCCCCAATGTCGGCGACGACGCGACGCGCCCAAAGGGCCGCATTAGACGTTCAATGACCGCTTGTAATACCTGCCGCAAGCTTAAAACTCGGTGCGATCTTGATCCACGAGGGCATGCATGCCGGCGGTGTCTATCTTTAAG GATCGACTGTCAGCTCCCCGAGACGAGTGAGCGCTTTCAGGACAGTACTCCAATGTGGTCAGACGCAACGACAGCTATCCCCTCCATCGAGGAGCGTCTCACTTCCCTAGAGAGGAGTATGAGAGAGATGACCGGCATGCTTCGGCAGATCTTGAATCAATCACCAAGCGTCTCTAATATCTCCGTCCCTCCGCTAGCTCGGAGTGTTCATACGGAAGAAACGGCCTCCATTGAAGGAAACTCATTCGGTCCTTTCCTACCTAAACCCGTTCGGCTAATTCAGGACCTCCAATCTGAGTTTTTTGGGGAGACAAACCGCATCCCTGTTGAATCTCCTTTCTTGGGTAACAGTTTTGAGAAGGGTATCTTAGATTCTAAGTTGTCTCTCAAGTTGGTACAGCT ATTTGTGGATAATTTCGGCCCTTTAGTGTCCATAAATAATCAGTCGGACTTCCACAACGAGATGAGGAACACCGATTCGTTGTTATATAGTACTGCCTGTCTTCTGGCCTCCCGATATGTGCCAGGCATACCACCACCGATTGTCCATACCATGAACCTCCAAGTTCGACATAAGGCAGTCAATCTGCTGTGGGAGAAACCGCCTTTGAAATACGAATCGCTCCAGGCACTCGCCCTTCTTTGTTTATGGCCAGCGGCGGGTCAGAAGGAGTTCCCCATAGATGGCTGGTTACTGAGCGGGACTGCAATCAATCATGCCCTCGTCTCCTTTGACTTCCTCAATCATGTGCCTTCAGAGCTTCTCATTGATAACGATATCGCCGCTCAATTGCGGCTCTGGAACGCTTTCTGTTTAACACAGTTACA TTTCGCTGTTGGCAACGCACGTCCATTCCATTTACCACAGAGATATCTCGATTATTGCCCACGACTTCTTGAGCACCCCGCTGCAACAGTTGAGGATGGCAAGGTCGTAGCAGAGATCCAGTTGTACTTGATCACATTGCGACTCCAAGCCAACGAGCAACGTATGCGATTCGCGGAGGTTGAATACGAAGAGATTGAACGATGGAAAGTTGAATGGGCCCATCTTCTTG CTGGTGATGAAAATTCAACATTTGAGCTTAGTCTCTGGTTCTGTCAAATCCTCCTGCATCGGACAGCAATGAGGTTCCAAGCGGAGTCTGAGAGACTCACGTCGGAAATTCTCCAAGGATCGCGCTTGATCATCTCGAAATTCCTGCAACTCCGATTTGTCACCGCTCTAAGAGTGGTCGATCAGGCGTACTTCATCGTCGGTTATGCCGCTCTAAATCTTTGCGACTTCAACTTCCTCGACCCCCTCATTGACCAGATCCAGATGTTTCTGCTGCATCTGTCGCCAAACGAAGACCACATCGCATACCGGTTTTCGTGCATGATAGCCGAGTTCAAGCGTCGCTGTGCCGAATGCAACGACCCTTGCAGCGCAGTCGACGGTTCTCAATGCTCGTTCGGAGATGCCCGGAAGATGAGCATGGAACAGGTACAATTCGTGCCACCACTAGTAGATAGCATGATTGAGGGATATGGCGCTCTGGAACAGCTGATCCCTGAGGTCATGCCACACTCATTTCCGGAAAGTGTCATAAGTGGCATGGCTGTGACTGAAGCCATCCCTGTGGGATCGGCGCCATACTAG
- a CDS encoding putative alpha-amylase (alpha-amylase A type-1/2), protein MMVAWWSLFLYGLQVAAPALAATPADWRSQSIYFLLTDRFARTDGSTTATCNTADRKYCGGTWQGIIDKLDYIQGMGFTAIWITPVTAQLPQTTAYGDAYHGYWQQDIYSLNENYGTADDLKALSSALHERGMYLMVDVVANHMGYDGAGSSVDYSVFKPFSSQDYFHPFCLIQNYEDQTQVEDCWLGDNTVSLPDLDTTKDVVKNEWYDWVGSLVSNYSIDGLRIDTVKHVQKDFWPGYNKAAGVYCIGEVLDGDPAYTCPYQNVMDGVLNYPIYYPLLNAFKSTSGSMNDLYNMINTVKSDCPDSTLLGTFVENHDNPRFASYTNDIALAKNVAAFIILNDGIPIIYAGQEQHYAGGNDPANREATWLSGYPTDSELYKLIASANAIRNYAISKDTGFVTYKNWPIYKDDTTIAMRKGTDGSQIVTILSNKGASGDSYTLSLSGAGYTAGQQLTEVIGCTTVTVGSDGNVPVPMAGGLPRVLYPTEKLAGSKICSSS, encoded by the exons ATGATGGTCGCGTGGTGGTCTCTATTTCTGTACGGCCTTCAGGTCGCGGCACCTGCTTTGGCTGCAACGCCTGCGGACTGGCGATCGCAATCCATTTATTTCCTTCTCACGGATCGATTTGCAAGGACGGATGGGTCGACGACTGCGACTTGTAATACTGCGGATCGG AAATACTGTGGTGGAACATGGCAGGGCATCATCGACAAG TTGGACTATATCCAGGGAATGGGCTTCACAGCCATCTGGATCACCCCCGTTACAGCCCAGCTGCCCCAGACCACCGCATATGGAGATGCCTACCATGGCTACTGGCAGCAGGATAT ATACTCTCTGAACGAAAACTACGGCACTGCAGATGACTTGAAGGCGCTCTCTTCGGCCCTTCATGAGAGGGGGATGTATCTTATGGTCGATGTGGTTGCTAACCATATG GGCTATGATGGAGCGGGTAGCTCAGTCGATTACAGTGTGTTTAAACCGTTCAGTTCCCAAGACTACTTCCACCCGTTCTGTCTCATTCAAAACTATGAAGATCAGACTCAGGTTGAGGATTGCTGGCTAGGAGATAACACTGTCTCCTTGCCTGATCTCGATACCACCAAGGATGTGGTCAAGAATGAATGGTACGACTGGGTGGGATCATTGGTATCGAACTACTCCA TTGACGGCCTCCGTATCGACACAGTAAAACACGTCCAGAAGGACTTCTGGCCCGGGTACAACAAAGCCGCAGGCGTGTACTGTATCGGCGAGGTGCTCGACGGTGATCCGGCCTACACTTGTCCCTACCAGAACGTCATGGACGGCGTACTGAACTATCCCAT TTACTATCCACTCCTCAACGCCTTCAAGTCAACCTCCGGCAGCATGAACGACCTCTACAACATGATCAACACCGTCAAATCCGACTGTCCAGACTCAACACTCCTGGGCACATTCGTCGAGAACCACGACAACCCACGGTTCGCTTC TTACACCAACGACATAGCCCTCGCCAAGAACGTCGCAgcattcatcatcctcaacgACGGAATCCCCATCATCTACGCCGGCCAAGAACAGCACTACGCCGGCGGAAACGACCCCGCGAACCGCGAAGCAACCTGGCTCTCGGGCTACCCGACCGACAGCGAGCTGTACAAGTTAATTGCCTCCGCGAACGCAATCCGGAACTATGCCATTAGCAAAGATACAGGATTCGTGACCTACAAG AACTGGCCCATCTACAAAGACGACACAACGATCGCCATGCGCAAGGGCACAGATGGGTCGCAGATCGTGACTATCTTGTCCAACAAGGGTGCTTCGGGTGATTCGTATACCCTCTCCTTGAGTGGTGCGGGTTACACAGCCGGCCAGCAATTAACGGAGGTCATTGGCTGCACGACCGTGACGGTTGGTTCGGATGGAAATGTGCCTGTTCCTATGGCAGGTGGGCTACCTAGGGTATTGTATCCGACTGAGAAGTTGGCAGGTAGCAAGATCTGTAGTAGCTCGTGA